A region from the Melospiza georgiana isolate bMelGeo1 chromosome 10, bMelGeo1.pri, whole genome shotgun sequence genome encodes:
- the HTR2B gene encoding 5-hydroxytryptamine receptor 2B: protein MSHPLHSLNGPAAGNGSLSPLSVTGAPKQDYPSEEQGNKVHWAALLILLLIIPTIGGNILVILAVSLEKKLQYATNYFLTSLAVADLLVGLFVMPIALLMILFDNTWPLPTALCPIWLFLDVLFSTASIMHLCAISLDRYIAIKKPIQASQYNSWATTIIKIIVVWLISIGIAIPVPIRGIEDGNGNSTNITCFLTPDRFHDFILYGSVASFFIPLAIMIVTYLLTIQVLRKKAYLINKPPQRFTWSAVSTVFQRDTTPASSPEKVAMLNGSRKDQTLSSDMPISRTSTIGRKSMQTITNEQRASKVLGIVFFLFLLMWCPFFITNISSVLCNSCNQEVFQKLLEIFVWIGYVSSGVNPLVYTLFNKTFREAFSRYITCNYRTTKPIKALRQRSSRISFRSSVAENSKLFVMNGMRNGINPIMYQSPMRLRSSPIQASSAILLDTLLLTENEVDKTEEQVSYV, encoded by the exons ATGTCCCATCCTTTACACTCCCTGAACGGACCTGCAGCTGGCAATGGATCTCTGTCGCCTCTCTCAGTAACAGGAGCACCCAAGCAGGACTACCCAAGTGAGGAACAAGGAAACAAAGTGcactgggcagcactgctgatCCTCCTGCTGATAATCCCCACCATTGGGGGGAACATACTTGTCATTCTGGCAGTGTCCCTGGAGAAGAAGTTGCAATATGCTACCAACTACTTTCTGACATCCTTGGCGGTGGCAGATTTGCTCGTGGGTCTGTTTGTGATGCCAATTGCTCTTCTCATGATATTATTTG ACAATACCTGGCCTTTACCAACTGCCTTGTGTCCTATCTGGCTGTTCCTTGATGTCCTCTTTTCCACAGCTTCCATCATGCACCTCTGTGCCATCTCCCTGGACCGCTACATTGCCATAAAAAAGCCAATCCAGGCCAGCCAGTACAATTCATGGGCTACAACAATCATCAAAATCATCGTGGTTTGGCTCATCTCAATAG GCATTGCAATTCCTGTCCCTATCAGGGGCATTGAGGATGGAAATGGCAACTCTACAAACATCACGTGTTTCCTGACGCCTGATCGTTTTCATGACTTCATTCTGTATGGATCAGTGGCTTCCTTCTTCATTCCCCTCGCTATCATGATCGTCACTTATTTACTGACCATCCAAGTGCTGCGCAAAAAGGCCTATTTGATCAACAAGCCGCCCCAGCGCTTCACCTGGTCAGCAGTGTCCACAGTCTTTCAGCGTGACACAACACCTGCCTCCTCACCAGAAAAGGTGGCCATGCTAAACGGCTCCAGAAAGGACCAGACTTTGTCCAGTGACATGCCTATCAGCAGGACATCCACCATTGGGAGGAAGTCCATGCAAACGATAACCAATGAACAAAGGGCGTCAAAAGTTCTGGGgattgtgttttttcttttcttgctgatGTGGTGCCCATTCTTCATAACAAACATCAGCTCAGTTCTGTGCAACTCCTGCAACCAGGAGGtttttcaaaagcttttggAGATATTTGTTTGGATAGGGTATGTATCCTCAGGAGTGAACCCTCTTGTATATACACTCTTCAACAAAACATTTAGggaggctttcagcaggtacaTCACTTGCAACTATCGGACCACAAAGCCTATCAAGGCCCTTCGGCAGCGCTCCAGCAGGATCTCTTTCAGAAGTTCCGTAGCAGAAAATTCCAAGCTGTTTGTCATGAATGGGATGAGAAATGGGATTAACCCCATTATGTACCAGAGCCCAATGAGGCTGAGGAGCTCACCCATCCAAGCATCATCGGCCATTCTGCTGGATACGTTGCTGCTCACCGAGAATGAGGTTGATAAAACAGAAGAACAAGTCAGCTATGTATAG